DNA sequence from the Lysinibacillus sp. OF-1 genome:
TTTGGCGATTGACATAATCTTCTTTGTACGCTTTGCCATTGACATACAATACATCATCTTTCATTTCGACTTTATCTCCTGGAAGACCAATTACACGTTTAATATATAACTCATCCTCTACAGGTGATTGGAAAACAATTTGATCGAAACGTTCGATTTTACTTGTTTTACTTACAATAATAATATCCTTATCATGATACGTCGGATACATCGATGCTCCCTGCACTTTGATCGGCGCAAATAAAAATTGCTTACAGCCAAAAACGACAACTGCTGTAATGACAATAATTTTAATGTAGGATAGTATTTCTTTTTTAAAATTAGATGTTTTTTCCTCTTGCATGCTCATTCCCCGATACTGTTTTTTTATATAGTATAACATTTTCTCTATACTATTGACGAATGAATCACATAAATAGTTTCCAATTTATCGACTAAGCTTTCGTATAATTGCGTCCAGATTTTTTCATGCTGACGAGTAAAAATGAACCTGTGATACCTGCTGAAATAACATAAAAAATAGACAAGGCTACAAGGTAGCATTGTCTAAAAATGAACGTTTTAGTTGTTTGGTCATTATGAATGGTTAGATAGTGTAGTAGAGTGACGCTGCTCGTTTAATAAATCTGCTGCTAATACGATACCCACTGGTAATGCAAATGCTAATAAAATTGTGCCTATAATCATCACAATCACTCCTTTAACCATTTCTAATGTCAGTATACACTTAATTTTCTGATATTTCAAGAAATATTGGAAAATGATTGATGAAGCCATAAAAAAATCATTCAACTAGGCATGCGCCCTACCTGAATGATTTTTTATCTCTTACATAAACAATTTTAAACACAATACTTGTAGGCCTCTTATCGCTGATTGGACTGGATTTTTTCGCACTTTACGTTTAGGTACATAGCTTTGCATGCAATGATTCAGTGCTGTATACCTAAGCACCTGGGTCCTCCCATTCATTCATCTCCCTCCCTTCATGGCCCAAAGTTGTAGCTAACTTACTTACTTTTTTGTAAATGATTTTTTAAATCCGTTTGTATTTCTTCAAGCTCTGTCTCATTCGGAATGTAGTACCAAATATGGTTAATCCTTTGACCATCCCCCTCGTCAAATGACAACTGTTCAATATCTGCATCCATCTTTTTATAAAGACCTTGCAGCTGAATAAGATCCTTGACAGAAAAGTTCATACGCACATTATCACCTAGAACATTCAGCATATCTGTTGCTTTTAATAACGTAG
Encoded proteins:
- the lepB gene encoding signal peptidase I, with protein sequence MQEEKTSNFKKEILSYIKIIVITAVVVFGCKQFLFAPIKVQGASMYPTYHDKDIIIVSKTSKIERFDQIVFQSPVEDELYIKRVIGLPGDKVEMKDDVLYVNGKAYKEDYVNRQTEDPNQLRITENFTLEQLVNEQEVPKGMFFVLGDNRLKSSDSRHYGLISEDAVYGESKLILYPFSHFHIGSK